The proteins below are encoded in one region of Juglans microcarpa x Juglans regia isolate MS1-56 chromosome 4D, Jm3101_v1.0, whole genome shotgun sequence:
- the LOC121259199 gene encoding LOW QUALITY PROTEIN: ubiquitin carboxyl-terminal hydrolase 17-like (The sequence of the model RefSeq protein was modified relative to this genomic sequence to represent the inferred CDS: inserted 1 base in 1 codon) gives MRDSGYFLGFSSLVLVACLVAPVIGFIIRRKWRHALARKEEIKRLLVLAADEAARAELEATAGYGFGADCAVPISTSYYHCAVCYSPTTTRCAQCKAVRYCSGKCQIIHWRQGHKEECHPPNITQQINDVGSKLTDQDGHEINCDSFETEGRCRPNPIETFPVEPVFSKRGGSPESPHEKVDDTKAEFLQDSKGTNSDSETSSVSFSGFSASTTNGESDDVSVGESTDSNESGGSDVHLSVDNPIDRPDTSFITKNMNQSQPLSPKFASLVYSVDRLTKVSNLNQTKSDCSDGENECTSASSLGLGSIRLCEDSNVEHGKVSSGFWGXSLDPIGSTIDASDKSALSNSHGFGDAKLSHSGSVLRFSFNLSETTPLHEQGAGVKGILADDALPCASQITKFVHGAASSENISADAPKVVKHSASLNHGGSGCTDNETSFEVKSMPSSSSHIHLSSSIIGNSRSTDALNVSNLPSLRSESLKHGADDPASTSHLLKSRDVGHLSSSAFDAHLASSAQGSSVPVIKPGKVDGVHTSAAVSSQVRSSSPNASSGLKTSVRKVVDQFRVSKLSKDVTVGNGGGVSGRYTDKGIFPYELFVKLYNWNKLELRPCGLINCGNSCYANAVLQCLAFTPPLTAYFLQGLHSKACAKKEGCFTCEFESLILKAKEGNSPLSPIGILSQLQNIGSQLGHGREEDAHEFLRYAIDTMQSVCLKEAGLDASGSQEEETTLMGLAFGGYLRSKIKCTKCQGKSERQERMMDLTVEIEGDIGTLEEALHQFTGTEVLDGENKYQCSRCKSYERAKKKLTIMEAPNILTIALKRFQSGKFGKLNKPIRYPEILDLAPFISGTSDKSPIYRLYGVVVHLDIMNASFSGHYVCYVKNVQNKWFKIDDSTVTPVELERVLTKGAYMLLYARCSPRAPRLIRNRITSSDPRHKAIPSWINGKNTISKSRAAQIFPGSIPPDSSTSFGSFYSRFLRLQRILEEDSSSDNSSLISSNSDEGSCSTDSTRDSTSTDELSDFIFGDSGQRWNSPSDSDTSSTSSPPSPSPSPWRHSPPSYSEQYATHGSQAEGNVKFLHSDTTRNCRKVVTSSSSSCRKTDSERLGSNPFHDVNSGISFRKSTRERTD, from the exons ATGCGTGATTCCGGGTattttttagggttttcaagCCTGGTGCTTGTTGCTTGCCTGGTCGCCCCGGTGATCGGGTTCATAATTAGGAGAAAATGGCGGCACGCCTTGGCCAGAAAGGAGGAGATCAAGCGGCTATTGGTGCTGGCCGCCGATGAGGCAGCAAGAGCCGAGCTTGAGGCGACCGCTGGCTATGGTTTCGGTGCCGACTGTGCCGTTCCGATTTCAACGAGTTATTATCATTGCGCCGTGTGTTATTCCCCTACCACTACCCGGTGTGCCCAGTGCAAGGCCGTCCGATATTG CTCTGGAAAATGCCAGATAATCCACTGGCGACAAGGTCACAAGGAGGAATGTCATCCTCCCAATATCACTCAACAGATAAATGATGTGGGAAGCAAGCTGACAGATCAAGACGGCCATGAAATCAATTGTGACAGTTTTGAGACTGAAGGCAGGTGTCGCCCAAACCCAATAGAAACATTTCCTGTGGAACCTGTTTTTTCTAAGCGTGGCGGCTCTCCCGAATCTCCACATGAGAAGGTTGATGATACAAAAGCTGAGTTTCTACAAGATAGTAAAGGAACTAATTCTGATTCTGAAACTTCTAGTGTGTCATTTTCTGGATTTTCTGCTTCAACTACCAATGGCGAATCTGATGACGTTTCTGTGGGTGAGAGCACAGATTCAAATGAGTCTGGGGGATCAGATGTACATCTCTCTGTTGATAATCCCATTGACAGGCCCGATACCTCTTTTATTACTAAGAACATGAATCAAAGCCAGCCATTGTCTCCTAAGTTTGCTAGTTTAGTTTATTCTGTTGATCGTCTTACCAAAGTAAGTAACTTAAATCAGACTAAATCCGATTGTAGTGATGGAGAAAATGAGTGCACATCAGCCAGTTCTTTAGGTTTGGGAAGTATTCGCTTGTGTGAGGATTCAAATGTTGAGCACGGTAAAGTGTCTTCTGGTTTCTGGG CATCTCTCGACCCCATTGGGTCCACAATTGATGCATCTGACAAATCTGCTCTGTCAAATTCCCATGGATTCGGTGATGCCAAATTATCTCATTCTGGATCTGTCTTACGTTTTTCATTCAACTTGTCTGAAACTACTCCTTTACATGAACAAGGTGCTGGGGTAAAAGGCATTCTAGCAGATGATGCTCTTCCATGTGCTTCACAGATCACTAAGTTTGTTCATGGAGCAGCTTCATCAGAAAATATTAGTGCTGATGCTCCAAAGGTGGTCAAGCACTCTGCATCATTGAACCATGGAGGATCTGGTTGTACAGATAATGAAACTAGCTTTGAAGTTAAATCTATGCCATCTTCCTCTTCACATATTCATCTTTCTTCAAGCATTATTGGGAATTCAAGAAGTACAGATGCTTTGAATGTCAGTAACTTGCCATCTTTGAGATCTGAAAGTTTGAAGCACGGTGCTGATGACCCTGCCAGTACTTCCCATCTCTTGAAGTCCCGAGACGTGGGACATTTATCATCTAGTGCTTTTGATGCTCATTTAGCCTCTAGTGCTCAAGGGTCTTCAGTTCCTGTGATTAAACCTGGAAAGGTTGATGGTGTTCACACTAGTGCTGCTGTATCCTCTCAGGTTAGGAGTTCTTCTCCAAATGCTAGTAGTGGCTTAAAAACGTCTGTACGGAAGGTTGTTGATCAGTTCAGAGTATCTAaattgtcaaaagatgtaaCAGTGGGCAATGGGGGTGGGGTTTCTGGAAGATACACCGACAAG GGAATCTTTCCATACGAACTGTTTGTCAAGCTCTATAATTGGAACAAGTTGGAGTTGCGTCCCTGTGGTCTTATAAATTGTGGGAACAG CTGTTATGCTAATGCTGTGCTCCAGTGCTTGGCATTTACCCCTCCTCTAACTGCTTATTTTCTTCAGGGGCTTCATTCAAAAGCAT GTGCGAAGAAAGAAGGGTGTTTCACCTGTgagtttgaaagtttaataTTAAAGGCAAAGGAGGGGAATTCTCCACTCTCTCCTATTGGGATACTTTCACAACTACAAAATATCGGAAGTCAGCTTGGTCATGGGAGAGAAGAAGACGCCCATGAATTCCTGAG GTATGCCATTGATACAATGCAATCTGTTTGCCTCAAGGAAGCTGGGCTAGATGCATCAGGCTCTCAGGAAGAAGAAACCACTCTTATGGGCCTTGCATTTGGAGGCTACCTCCGATCCAAG ATTAAATGCACGAAGTGCCAAGGCAAGTCCGAGCGGCAGGAAAGGATGATGGATCTCACCGTCGAGATAGAAGGAGATATAGGAACCCTGGAAGAGGCCCTTCATCAATTCACGGGTACTGAGGTTTTGGATGGTGAAAACAAGTACCAATGTAGCAG ATGCAAATCTTATGAGAGGGCAAAGAAGAAACTAACAATAATGGAGGCTCCGAATATCCTTACAATTGCTCTGAAGCGCTTTCAG TCAGGTAAATTTGGGAAGCTCAATAAGCCAATTCGATATCCTGAGATCCTGGACTTGGCACCATTTATTAGTGGGACAAGTGATAAATCACCGATATATAGGCTTTATGGAGTGGTGGTCCACCTGGACATCATGAATGCATCCTTTTCTGGTCATTATGTGTGCTATGTTAAGAATGTCCAAAACAAGTGGTTCAAGATTGATGACAGCACT GTAACGCCTGTAGAACTTGAAAGGGTCTTGACAAAAGGGGCATACATGCTTCTATATGCCAG GTGCTCACCAAGGGCTCCACGGTTAATAAGGAACAGAATAACATCTTCTGACCCCAGACATAAGGCCATCCCTTCCTGGATCAATGGGAAGAACACTATATCCAAATCAAGGGCTGCCCAGATTTTTCCCGGTTCGATTCCTCCAGACAGTTCCACCAgctttggatctttttactcgAGGTTCCTCCGGCTGCAAAGAATACTAGAAGAGGACTCATCAAGTGATAATTCTTCCCTTATCAGCAGCAACTCCGATGAAGGTTCCTGCAGCACTGATAGCACCCGCGATTCTACCAGCACCGACGAATTATCTGACTTCATATTTGGTGATTCAGGTCAGAGATGGAACAGTCCTTCGGATTCTGATACTTCATCTACTTCttcccctccctctccctctccctctccctggAGGCATTCACCCCCTTCTTATTCGGAGCAGTATGCCACCCATGGGTCTCAAGCTGAGGGAAATGTTAAGTTTTTGCATTCGGATACGACTAGAAATTGTAGAAAGGTAGTgactagtagtagtagtagttgtAGGAAGACCGACTCAGAGAGATTAGGATCTAACCCATTCCACGATGTAAACTCAGGCATATCTTTTAGAAAATCAACGAGGGAAAGAACAGATTAA